From a region of the Thermococcus sp. 21S7 genome:
- a CDS encoding M42 family metallopeptidase: MLVEELREITGIPGISGYEERIREKIAEWLEPYADYTVDTIGNLVVELGEGELKGIFMAHMDEIGLLITGIRPDGKLTFRKIGGIDDRLLYGRHLDVITENGKLDGVIGALPVHLNLERKFDTVPWSKLVIDIGAGSRGEAEALGVRVLDYAVFKKHFAVLNNRYVSTRSLDDRFGVVALVEAIKDLVDHDLDGRWIFAFTVQEEIGLKGAKFLAEHYTPKYAFAVDSFACCGDITGDVRLGGGAVIRAVDNSAIYTRKLARKVAGIASRNEIPLQVGVTGGGTDASVFQGKSEVLALSVPIRYLHSEVETLHLADLEALIKLMEAIAFEL, encoded by the coding sequence ATGCTCGTTGAGGAACTGAGGGAAATAACCGGGATTCCCGGTATTTCCGGCTATGAGGAAAGGATACGGGAAAAGATAGCTGAGTGGCTTGAACCCTACGCCGACTACACGGTTGACACCATTGGAAACCTCGTCGTTGAGCTCGGCGAGGGCGAACTCAAGGGCATCTTCATGGCCCACATGGACGAAATAGGACTTTTGATTACCGGGATAAGGCCGGACGGAAAGCTCACCTTCAGAAAAATCGGTGGAATAGACGATAGACTTCTCTACGGCAGGCACCTCGACGTTATAACCGAGAACGGAAAGCTCGACGGCGTCATCGGGGCACTTCCGGTGCACCTCAACCTTGAAAGGAAGTTCGACACGGTTCCCTGGAGCAAGCTGGTCATCGATATCGGCGCCGGGAGCAGGGGGGAGGCGGAAGCACTTGGAGTCAGGGTGCTGGATTACGCGGTCTTTAAGAAGCACTTTGCCGTTCTCAACAACCGCTACGTTTCAACCCGTTCTCTGGACGACCGCTTCGGTGTCGTCGCACTGGTTGAGGCAATAAAAGACCTCGTTGACCACGACCTCGATGGAAGGTGGATTTTCGCCTTCACAGTGCAGGAGGAAATAGGTCTCAAGGGAGCGAAGTTTCTGGCCGAGCATTACACTCCAAAGTACGCCTTTGCTGTAGACTCCTTTGCCTGCTGCGGTGATATAACCGGAGACGTAAGGCTCGGCGGGGGTGCTGTGATAAGGGCCGTCGATAACTCCGCGATCTATACAAGGAAGCTCGCCAGAAAGGTTGCCGGGATAGCGTCGAGGAACGAGATTCCCCTTCAGGTGGGCGTCACAGGCGGCGGAACGGATGCATCCGTGTTCCAGGGTAAGAGTGAGGTCCTCGCCCTGAGCGTTCCGATAAGGTACCTCCACAGCGAGGTCGAGACCCTCCACCTAGCGGACCTTGAGGCATTGATAAAGCTTATGGAGGCGATAGCCTTCGAACTGTGA
- a CDS encoding sulfite exporter TauE/SafE family protein, producing the protein MLKYVGYFAVGVFIGILAALFGLGGGFLIVPTLNFLGVEIHHAVGTSSAAVVFTSLSSAIAYSRQKRIHYKVGLLLASTAVVGAYIGAWMTSFISAAQLKVIFGLALVIVAVRIYRKKTAEPSEVKLEEVKVNYKLVPVGGFFAGIASGLLGVGGGIINVPFLTYLGLPIHYAVATSSFAIVFTATAGALKHYAMGNVETQWLVLLVPGLIIGAQLGARIAKRTRASSLKKAFAVLMALLALRMILKGLGLPVP; encoded by the coding sequence TTGCTCAAATACGTTGGCTACTTTGCGGTTGGAGTATTCATCGGCATCCTTGCGGCCCTCTTTGGTCTCGGAGGTGGATTCTTGATAGTCCCAACGCTGAACTTCCTCGGCGTCGAGATACACCACGCCGTCGGAACTTCCAGTGCGGCAGTCGTCTTTACCTCCCTCAGCTCCGCGATAGCGTACTCAAGACAGAAGAGAATACACTACAAGGTCGGCCTCCTGCTGGCCTCAACGGCCGTAGTTGGTGCATACATCGGCGCGTGGATGACTTCCTTTATAAGCGCCGCCCAGCTGAAGGTCATCTTCGGTCTCGCCCTCGTTATAGTTGCCGTCAGGATATACCGCAAGAAAACCGCAGAGCCGAGTGAGGTTAAGCTTGAGGAAGTGAAGGTCAACTACAAGCTTGTGCCGGTTGGTGGCTTCTTCGCCGGAATTGCCAGCGGTCTCCTCGGCGTCGGTGGGGGAATAATCAACGTGCCCTTCCTGACGTACCTCGGCCTGCCCATACACTACGCGGTGGCTACTTCAAGCTTTGCAATAGTCTTCACCGCAACCGCTGGAGCGCTCAAGCACTACGCCATGGGCAACGTGGAGACCCAGTGGCTGGTCCTCCTCGTCCCGGGCCTCATCATCGGTGCCCAGCTCGGTGCGAGGATAGCGAAGAGGACGAGGGCGAGCAGCCTTAAGAAGGCCTTCGCGGTCCTCATGGCCCTCTTGGCTCTGAGGATGATACTGAAAGGTCTCGGTCTTCCGGTTCCGTGA
- the proS gene encoding proline--tRNA ligase, which translates to MGKVERKKWSEEFSEWYNELIETAGIQDKRYPVKGMNIWLPYGLKIMRSIERFIHSEMERTGHEEVLFPALIPETEFQKEAEHIAGFEGEVFWVTHAGHDPLDVRLILRPTSETAMYSMFSLWIRSHADLPFKIYQIVNVYRYETKHTRPLIRVREISRFFESHTAHDSFEDAERQIREDLEIFDRLAKFLAIPYIVSKRPDWDKFPGAYYSLGAEVMMPDGRTLQIGTMHNYRQNFAKAYNIQYETESGDHEYAHQTTFGMSERLLAAVIAIHGDDRGMVLPPTVAPIQVVVVPIPKKDAEADVFAYAREIAEELRTAGLRVHVDERDIRPGRKFYDWELKGVPLRIEVGPRDVAGRKAVLARRDTLEKITVERDAIVDEVRKTLDAIHENLYLRAREFLESHIKRVETIEEAKAVFEDRRGIVEIAWCGEESCGLEMEEILDAKMLGTPYPEEKAKAPEGKKCPICGREAKFVARFARTY; encoded by the coding sequence ATGGGTAAGGTGGAGAGGAAGAAGTGGAGCGAGGAGTTCAGCGAGTGGTACAACGAGCTGATTGAAACGGCTGGAATCCAGGACAAGCGCTATCCGGTCAAGGGAATGAACATCTGGCTCCCGTACGGGCTGAAAATCATGCGGAGTATTGAGAGGTTCATACATTCCGAGATGGAGAGAACCGGACACGAGGAGGTTCTCTTCCCGGCGCTCATTCCCGAGACCGAGTTCCAGAAGGAGGCCGAGCACATAGCGGGCTTTGAGGGTGAGGTTTTCTGGGTTACCCACGCCGGCCACGACCCCCTCGACGTCAGGCTCATCCTTCGCCCGACGAGCGAAACCGCTATGTACTCAATGTTCTCTCTGTGGATCCGCTCACACGCAGATTTGCCCTTCAAAATCTACCAGATAGTTAACGTTTATCGCTACGAGACCAAGCACACGAGGCCCTTAATCCGTGTCAGGGAGATAAGCCGCTTTTTCGAATCCCACACGGCCCATGACAGCTTTGAGGATGCTGAGAGGCAGATAAGGGAAGACCTTGAGATATTCGACAGGCTCGCAAAGTTCCTCGCCATTCCATACATCGTTTCCAAGAGGCCCGACTGGGACAAGTTCCCAGGCGCTTACTACTCCCTCGGAGCAGAGGTCATGATGCCCGATGGCAGGACTCTCCAGATAGGAACCATGCACAACTACCGCCAGAACTTCGCGAAGGCGTACAACATCCAGTACGAGACTGAGAGCGGGGACCACGAGTACGCCCACCAGACGACGTTCGGAATGAGCGAGCGCCTTCTAGCAGCGGTTATAGCCATACACGGCGACGACAGGGGGATGGTTCTGCCCCCAACGGTGGCCCCGATACAGGTCGTTGTCGTGCCGATTCCCAAGAAGGACGCCGAGGCTGACGTCTTCGCCTACGCAAGGGAGATAGCGGAGGAACTGAGGACTGCAGGTCTCAGAGTCCACGTTGACGAGCGCGACATAAGACCGGGCAGGAAGTTCTACGACTGGGAGCTCAAGGGGGTTCCCCTCCGCATAGAGGTCGGCCCGAGGGACGTTGCCGGCAGGAAGGCAGTTCTTGCGAGGCGCGACACCCTTGAGAAGATCACGGTTGAGCGTGATGCCATCGTTGATGAAGTCAGAAAAACCCTCGATGCAATCCATGAGAACCTGTACCTCCGCGCCAGGGAGTTCCTTGAGAGCCACATAAAGCGCGTTGAGACCATCGAGGAGGCCAAGGCCGTCTTCGAGGACAGGCGCGGAATAGTTGAGATAGCATGGTGCGGCGAGGAGAGCTGTGGACTTGAGATGGAGGAGATACTCGACGCCAAGATGCTTGGAACGCCATACCCCGAGGAGAAGGCCAAAGCTCCCGAAGGCAAAAAGTGCCCGATCTGCGGCAGGGAGGCAAAATTCGTGGCGAGGTTCGCCAGAACCTACTGA
- a CDS encoding metallophosphoesterase, with protein sequence MEILAVTDIHGNARIVRKLAELIAKEKPDALLIAGDITHFSSAETARKVLEPLLNAGVPILAVHGNCDGRDVPELLTELGINAHNRRAEVRGTGIVGIGGSNITPFHTIWELTEDEIRGILDRNYREGDVILSHVPPHGTVADRVHLGHHVGSGALREFIEKRQPPLVVCGHIHEGRGIDRVGETMVVNPGPLFRKHYAVIDFDEKRGKAENVELNKL encoded by the coding sequence ATGGAAATACTTGCGGTGACAGATATTCACGGCAACGCGAGAATCGTTAGAAAGCTCGCAGAGCTTATCGCTAAAGAGAAACCCGACGCCCTCTTAATAGCGGGCGACATAACCCACTTTTCGAGCGCTGAAACCGCCAGAAAAGTCCTTGAGCCCCTCCTGAATGCGGGCGTTCCAATCCTGGCCGTCCACGGCAACTGCGACGGGAGGGACGTCCCGGAGCTCCTGACGGAACTGGGCATAAACGCCCACAACAGACGGGCTGAGGTCAGAGGAACCGGCATAGTTGGAATCGGAGGCTCCAACATCACGCCGTTCCACACCATATGGGAACTGACGGAGGATGAGATTCGGGGAATACTTGATCGGAACTATCGGGAGGGCGACGTAATCCTCTCCCACGTTCCACCCCACGGAACCGTCGCCGACAGGGTTCATCTCGGCCATCACGTTGGCAGCGGAGCGCTCAGGGAGTTTATAGAGAAGAGGCAGCCCCCGCTGGTTGTCTGCGGTCACATACACGAGGGGAGGGGAATCGACAGGGTTGGGGAGACCATGGTGGTGAACCCCGGCCCGCTCTTCAGAAAGCACTATGCGGTTATAGATTTCGATGAAAAGAGGGGAAAAGCTGAAAACGTTGAGCTTAACAAGCTTTAA
- a CDS encoding pyridoxal phosphate-dependent aminotransferase — translation MALSDRLELVNPSEIRKLFDLAQGVEGLISLGIGEPDFDTPEHIKEYAKEALDKGMTHYGPNAGLMMLREALAWKLKEQNGIEVDPKTQVMVTVGANQAFLMGFAAFLKEGEEVLIPSPMFVSYAPTVLLAGGKPVEVPTYEENEFRLSVDDLEKHVTDKTRALIINTPNNPTGAVLTKKDIEEIADFAVEHDLIVFSDEVYEHFVYDGVKNHSIASLDGMFERTLTINGFSKTFAMTGWRLGFVAAPEWIIEKMTRFQMYNATCPVTFAQYAAAKALKDERSWKAVEEMRNEYDRRRHLVWKRLNEMGLPTVKPKGAFYIFPRVKDTGLSSKEFSELMLLEAKVAVVPGSAFGSAGEGYIRISYATAYEQLEEAMNRMEKVLKEKKLV, via the coding sequence ATGGCGCTGAGCGACAGGCTGGAACTCGTCAACCCTTCTGAGATTAGGAAGCTCTTCGACCTTGCTCAGGGTGTTGAGGGCCTTATCTCACTCGGAATCGGTGAACCGGACTTCGACACCCCGGAGCATATCAAGGAGTATGCGAAGGAAGCCCTCGACAAGGGAATGACCCACTACGGGCCGAACGCGGGTTTGATGATGCTCAGGGAAGCCCTCGCGTGGAAGCTGAAGGAACAGAACGGCATCGAAGTTGACCCAAAGACCCAGGTCATGGTGACCGTCGGGGCGAACCAGGCTTTTCTGATGGGATTCGCGGCCTTTTTGAAGGAGGGGGAGGAGGTTCTCATCCCGAGCCCGATGTTCGTCAGCTATGCCCCAACGGTTCTCCTTGCGGGCGGAAAGCCGGTCGAGGTTCCAACCTACGAGGAGAACGAGTTCAGGCTTAGCGTTGACGACCTTGAGAAGCACGTTACGGACAAAACAAGAGCCCTCATAATAAACACCCCGAACAACCCGACCGGTGCGGTTCTTACCAAGAAGGACATCGAGGAGATAGCGGACTTCGCCGTTGAGCACGACCTTATCGTCTTCAGCGACGAGGTCTACGAGCACTTCGTCTACGACGGCGTCAAGAACCACAGCATAGCCTCCCTCGACGGCATGTTCGAGAGGACCCTCACCATCAACGGTTTCTCCAAGACCTTTGCCATGACCGGCTGGCGCCTTGGCTTTGTGGCCGCCCCGGAGTGGATAATCGAGAAGATGACCCGCTTCCAGATGTACAACGCCACCTGTCCGGTTACGTTCGCACAGTACGCCGCGGCGAAGGCCCTGAAGGACGAGCGCAGCTGGAAGGCCGTCGAGGAGATGAGGAACGAGTACGACAGGAGAAGGCACCTCGTCTGGAAGCGCCTGAACGAGATGGGGCTTCCAACGGTCAAGCCCAAAGGGGCGTTCTACATCTTCCCGCGCGTGAAAGACACCGGCCTGAGCAGCAAGGAGTTCAGCGAGCTGATGCTCCTGGAGGCCAAAGTCGCGGTCGTTCCGGGTTCCGCCTTTGGAAGCGCCGGGGAGGGCTACATCAGGATAAGCTACGCGACGGCCTACGAGCAGCTCGAAGAGGCCATGAACCGGATGGAGAAAGTGCTGAAGGAGAAGAAGCTCGTTTAA
- a CDS encoding sulfite exporter TauE/SafE family protein — translation MLNPVMAVLIGVLIGTIAGLFGVGGGFLIVPSLVFLGLPVHVAIGTSLACITISSLASASAHIRAGRVLYRVAFLKEVFSIPAAVMGAYLSGILNSNVLEAVFGLLLIYVAYVFVRRSDVRNRGEALRINYRKVPLIGALSGLTSGLLGVSGGVLNVPLFHTLAGLPVNYAVGTSSLALFFTALVGTATHLTLGQVDLQTALLLSPGLIIGAAAGARLVPRLHPRRFKILFSVLLIMVAVRLLLRALKGF, via the coding sequence ATGCTTAACCCAGTGATGGCCGTTTTAATCGGTGTCCTCATAGGAACGATAGCGGGTCTGTTTGGTGTTGGGGGCGGGTTCCTCATCGTTCCCTCGCTGGTGTTCCTTGGACTGCCCGTTCACGTGGCCATTGGAACCAGCCTCGCGTGCATAACGATAAGCTCTCTAGCCTCAGCCTCCGCCCACATCCGAGCAGGCAGGGTTCTCTATCGGGTGGCCTTCCTGAAGGAGGTTTTCTCAATTCCCGCCGCGGTAATGGGCGCGTACCTCTCGGGGATACTGAACTCAAACGTTCTGGAGGCGGTGTTTGGCCTTCTCCTAATCTACGTTGCCTACGTCTTCGTCAGGAGAAGCGATGTACGAAACCGTGGGGAGGCTCTGAGGATAAACTATAGAAAGGTTCCGCTGATCGGTGCCCTCTCCGGCCTGACCTCCGGACTTCTGGGGGTCAGCGGGGGCGTACTGAACGTCCCCCTCTTCCACACCCTCGCGGGCCTCCCAGTAAACTACGCGGTCGGAACGTCCAGCCTCGCCCTGTTCTTCACGGCCCTGGTAGGAACGGCCACCCACCTCACACTGGGCCAGGTGGACCTTCAAACGGCGCTCCTGCTGTCTCCGGGTCTCATAATAGGGGCCGCAGCTGGGGCCAGGTTGGTTCCGAGGCTTCATCCAAGGCGGTTCAAGATACTGTTCTCCGTGCTTCTGATAATGGTCGCGGTGAGGCTCCTCCTCAGGGCACTCAAAGGTTTTTAA
- a CDS encoding helix-turn-helix domain-containing protein: MRLKWAPILMLITLILLHGVSAYTVSSLVLTVYNDGYVKVEYEILPAEYSSQIELPLLGDHYENVIVEDGNGNPVNFRLENGSLLIYSGDAGIVKVSYYTPDLTAKEGMVWTLHIATNDSFTVVLPENAIVVDLSDIPLEIAGNSITMPPGNQSVSYTLNGRGRGAGSEGGTESSAYLLILAGLGVLGGFAYALWRRKGGGKSMPTREEFQARLENLDLNDEEKRALLYIFDKGGKASQAEVREAIGLPKTTAWRMFKRLERKGLVKVLKGRKENWVELRF; encoded by the coding sequence ATGAGACTAAAATGGGCCCCAATCCTCATGCTGATAACGCTCATCCTCCTGCACGGGGTTAGTGCCTATACCGTCTCATCCCTGGTTTTGACGGTTTACAATGACGGCTACGTCAAGGTTGAATACGAAATCCTGCCCGCGGAGTATTCCTCCCAGATTGAACTTCCCCTCCTCGGCGACCATTACGAAAACGTTATCGTTGAAGATGGGAACGGAAACCCCGTAAACTTCCGACTTGAGAACGGAAGCCTCCTCATATATTCCGGGGACGCCGGCATAGTCAAGGTCTCCTACTATACCCCCGACCTGACCGCGAAGGAAGGCATGGTGTGGACGCTTCACATCGCGACCAACGATTCCTTCACTGTAGTACTGCCTGAGAACGCCATAGTGGTCGACCTGAGCGATATACCGCTTGAGATAGCGGGGAACTCGATAACCATGCCCCCCGGAAACCAGAGCGTCTCCTACACGCTCAACGGCAGAGGTAGAGGGGCTGGCAGTGAAGGTGGAACGGAGAGTTCGGCGTATCTGCTAATCCTGGCCGGTCTTGGAGTGCTCGGAGGTTTCGCCTACGCGCTCTGGAGAAGGAAAGGTGGAGGAAAGTCAATGCCGACCCGCGAGGAGTTCCAGGCCAGGCTTGAGAACCTCGACCTCAACGATGAGGAGAAGCGCGCGTTGCTCTACATCTTCGACAAGGGCGGAAAGGCCAGTCAGGCGGAGGTTCGTGAAGCGATAGGCCTGCCCAAAACCACCGCATGGAGGATGTTCAAGCGCCTTGAGAGGAAGGGTCTGGTGAAGGTTCTTAAGGGCAGGAAGGAAAACTGGGTGGAGCTCAGGTTCTGA
- a CDS encoding pyrolysin, producing the protein MRKVLAVLAALMVALLPLAGTVSASGGGITSATIAWYYLYLHQQDKFNELYNLSVQMNVSNETLQEVWSLYENATAEYSNATAFGLAPGKSAGVRWLSAMVHIRKAYLYMSQAVELLEEALAPFENQTA; encoded by the coding sequence ATGAGGAAAGTACTGGCGGTGTTAGCGGCCTTAATGGTAGCCCTCCTCCCCCTTGCCGGAACAGTTAGTGCATCGGGAGGGGGCATCACCTCCGCGACTATAGCGTGGTACTACCTGTACCTCCACCAGCAGGACAAGTTCAACGAGCTCTACAACCTCAGCGTTCAGATGAACGTCAGCAACGAGACCCTCCAGGAAGTGTGGAGCCTCTACGAAAACGCAACCGCCGAGTACAGCAATGCCACTGCGTTCGGGCTTGCCCCAGGAAAGTCCGCAGGAGTCAGGTGGCTTTCCGCAATGGTTCACATAAGGAAGGCTTATCTTTACATGAGCCAGGCCGTTGAGCTCCTTGAAGAGGCGCTCGCACCCTTTGAGAACCAGACCGCCTGA
- a CDS encoding 2-hydroxyacid dehydrogenase, with amino-acid sequence MRPRVAVLFKMKSKPVEELRKYADVEFILYPDVDELKERIGEFDAVILSPLNPFPCEVIERADRLRVISCHSAGYDHVDVKAATERGIYVTKVAGVLSEAVAEFAVGLTIALLRKIAYSDRFIRAGKWDSHRTIWGGFRGIETVYGKKVGVLGMGAIGKAIARRMKAMGTEILYWSRSQKPDIEKEVGARYMPLEDVLKESDIVILALPALPETYHIINAERLRLLEGKYLVNIGRGTLVDEKALARAIEEGKLKGYASDVFENEPVQEHELFKHEWETVLTPHYAGLSKEAMEDMGFQAVKNLLAILRGEVPDTLVNREVVEIRPPERVRML; translated from the coding sequence ATGAGGCCGAGGGTGGCCGTTCTCTTTAAGATGAAGAGCAAACCGGTTGAGGAGCTAAGAAAATACGCGGACGTCGAATTCATTCTGTATCCCGACGTTGATGAACTGAAGGAACGAATAGGAGAATTCGACGCGGTGATACTCTCTCCCCTGAACCCGTTCCCCTGTGAGGTCATCGAGAGGGCCGATAGGCTGAGGGTGATAAGCTGCCATTCAGCAGGCTACGACCACGTTGACGTTAAAGCGGCAACGGAGAGGGGGATATACGTCACTAAAGTTGCGGGCGTTCTCAGCGAGGCCGTTGCGGAGTTCGCGGTCGGCCTCACGATAGCGCTCCTCCGGAAGATAGCCTACTCCGACAGGTTCATCCGTGCCGGAAAGTGGGACTCCCACAGGACGATATGGGGCGGCTTCAGGGGGATAGAGACAGTCTATGGAAAGAAAGTTGGAGTCCTCGGGATGGGCGCCATCGGGAAGGCCATAGCGCGGAGAATGAAGGCGATGGGCACGGAGATACTCTACTGGTCCCGCTCTCAGAAGCCCGATATCGAAAAAGAAGTTGGGGCCAGATACATGCCGCTCGAAGACGTCCTGAAGGAGAGCGATATCGTGATTTTGGCCCTTCCCGCCCTGCCCGAGACATACCACATCATAAACGCGGAGAGGCTGAGGCTATTGGAGGGCAAATACCTCGTGAATATCGGCCGCGGAACGCTCGTGGACGAAAAGGCCCTCGCGAGGGCCATCGAGGAGGGAAAGCTGAAGGGCTACGCGAGCGACGTCTTCGAGAACGAGCCGGTTCAGGAGCACGAGCTGTTCAAGCACGAGTGGGAGACCGTCCTAACGCCCCACTACGCCGGCCTTTCGAAGGAGGCCATGGAGGACATGGGATTCCAGGCGGTTAAGAATCTCCTCGCGATTCTCCGCGGCGAGGTTCCGGACACCCTGGTGAACCGTGAGGTGGTCGAAATTCGCCCTCCTGAGAGGGTGAGGATGCTCTGA
- a CDS encoding carbamoyltransferase yields MILGIHDGHDAGAVLIDGDRVFAVNEERLNRIKKYRGFPVLSVRKVLEMAGAGPEDVEIIAVAGIFRKQKRLFELEENLRALFGPEFKRKVLFVEHHLAHSASAYYTSGWRDALAVSIDAAGDGLSSSIYVARDGEMVRIAQSTYIDSLGDFYASVTELLGFKPMRHEGKVMSLAAYGRPVYDLSSIIELNGLSFDNHLGVIGVEATRKLAELFDYPLRHARDIALQMKLGKLEGKLQRKAIEIAASAQAHLERLIEELGLGLNGQGLPVAYAGGVAQNVKANAVLRHILGDDNLWVFPAMDDGGLAFGAAVFVKAQFERLDGKWRPFKLEHVYLGPSYGREGVEGFLKREGVEFEEVDDVPGLVADALAEGRLVGFFQGAMEFGPRALGNRSILADPRNEGIKERLNVALKRDVFQPFAPSLLWEKAEGYLEDLNGMPNEFMTMSYTASEEFREAAPAVVHVDGTTRPQAVRKEVNPAYYDVIKAFERETGLGAVLNTSFNMHGEPIVCSPEDALRTFRKAKLDLLILGRFAVHQ; encoded by the coding sequence ATGATACTCGGAATCCACGACGGTCACGATGCGGGTGCAGTACTCATTGACGGGGACAGAGTATTCGCCGTTAACGAGGAAAGACTCAACAGGATCAAGAAGTACAGGGGCTTCCCGGTCCTGAGCGTGCGGAAAGTCCTAGAGATGGCGGGGGCCGGACCAGAGGACGTTGAAATCATAGCCGTGGCGGGTATATTCCGAAAGCAGAAACGCCTTTTTGAGCTTGAAGAGAACCTCCGTGCGCTCTTCGGCCCCGAGTTTAAGAGGAAGGTCCTCTTTGTCGAGCATCACCTTGCCCATTCGGCATCGGCCTACTACACCTCCGGGTGGCGTGATGCCCTCGCCGTGAGCATTGATGCCGCGGGGGACGGACTGAGCTCTTCGATATACGTGGCGAGAGACGGGGAGATGGTAAGGATAGCCCAGAGCACCTACATCGACTCCCTCGGGGATTTCTACGCCTCCGTTACCGAGCTTTTGGGATTCAAGCCCATGCGGCACGAGGGCAAGGTCATGAGCCTCGCGGCATATGGGAGACCAGTCTACGACCTGAGCTCAATAATAGAACTGAACGGACTGAGCTTCGACAACCATCTCGGGGTAATCGGGGTTGAAGCGACGAGGAAGCTCGCAGAGCTCTTTGATTATCCTCTCAGACACGCCAGGGATATCGCCCTCCAGATGAAGCTCGGAAAGCTTGAGGGTAAGCTCCAGAGGAAGGCCATAGAGATAGCCGCCAGCGCCCAGGCGCATCTGGAAAGGCTGATTGAGGAGCTCGGTCTCGGGCTTAACGGGCAGGGACTCCCCGTTGCCTACGCGGGCGGAGTCGCCCAGAACGTAAAGGCCAACGCTGTGCTGAGGCATATCCTCGGGGACGATAACCTGTGGGTTTTTCCGGCGATGGACGACGGCGGTCTGGCCTTCGGCGCCGCGGTTTTTGTGAAGGCCCAGTTCGAGAGGCTCGACGGGAAGTGGAGGCCCTTCAAACTTGAGCACGTCTATCTCGGCCCATCCTACGGAAGGGAAGGAGTTGAAGGATTCCTGAAGAGGGAGGGCGTTGAGTTCGAGGAGGTGGATGACGTCCCGGGCCTCGTCGCGGACGCCCTCGCTGAGGGCAGGCTGGTCGGATTCTTCCAGGGGGCGATGGAGTTCGGACCGAGGGCCCTGGGCAACCGCTCGATTTTAGCCGACCCGAGGAACGAGGGGATCAAAGAGAGGCTCAACGTTGCCCTGAAGCGCGACGTCTTCCAGCCGTTCGCGCCTTCCCTGCTGTGGGAGAAAGCCGAAGGGTACCTCGAAGACCTCAATGGAATGCCCAACGAGTTTATGACGATGAGCTACACGGCGAGTGAGGAGTTCAGAGAAGCCGCTCCAGCCGTCGTTCACGTGGATGGGACGACCAGACCTCAGGCCGTAAGGAAGGAAGTCAATCCGGCTTATTACGACGTAATCAAAGCCTTCGAGCGGGAGACGGGCCTGGGCGCGGTGCTGAACACGAGCTTCAACATGCACGGCGAACCCATAGTATGCTCGCCGGAGGACGCACTGAGGACGTTCAGAAAGGCAAAGCTTGACCTGCTGATCCTCGGACGATTTGCTGTTCACCAATGA